A part of Tardiphaga sp. vice304 genomic DNA contains:
- a CDS encoding response regulator codes for MLRLLVVDDDPMVSQTMQLWLKRQGFDVVTADGAASGLSALRRGDFDLMIVDIFMPDMNGFESVRRFHECAPAVPLIAISGYAFAESLSPAPDFLRMALGLGAARCLRKPFKPQTLLTIVEECLMEREARREPDGRSGQECPPHEKLNSN; via the coding sequence ATGCTGCGCTTACTTGTTGTCGACGACGATCCGATGGTGTCGCAGACCATGCAGCTGTGGCTCAAACGGCAAGGCTTCGACGTCGTGACCGCGGATGGCGCGGCGTCCGGCCTGTCGGCGCTGAGACGCGGCGACTTCGACTTGATGATCGTCGATATCTTCATGCCCGACATGAATGGTTTCGAATCCGTGCGGCGGTTTCACGAATGCGCGCCGGCGGTGCCGCTGATTGCGATCTCCGGCTACGCCTTCGCGGAGAGCCTGTCGCCGGCGCCGGATTTTTTGCGCATGGCGCTGGGGCTTGGCGCCGCTCGATGCTTGCGCAAACCGTTCAAGCCGCAGACCCTGCTGACCATCGTCGAGGAATGCCTGATGGAGAGAGAGGCGCGCCGCGAACCCGACGGCCGATCAGGGCAAGAATGCCCGCCACACGAAAAATTAAACTCAAATTAA